The segment CATCAGATGTGCGGTTTTCGCTTGCCCGAACGCACGCAGTCCTTCCTGTCGTGCTTCGGTCTGATCCGCCAGCACTTCGTACTCAAGCGTCATCTGCTGCGCGCCTCGCTTTATCGCAAACAGCTCGCCGCGCGATTTGAAGCGTGGTGTCTCTTCACCGGCATTGCCCAAGCTCCGTTCACCGCAGTCTGAAAACACGACTCCCATTGTCGATAGGTTGTCATGCAATCAGCAACGTGACAGCGCCGTTGTGGCCGGTTGAGACGGCGCGAAGGCGGCAGTCGCCCTGCCAAACATTCCGCTGTTAGGGATGTATGCCATCGCCTCCGACTTGAGGAGTAAAAAACACCACAAAAACGTATCATTCACTACAACACCCGCCAGCGGCGAGGCGGACCACTCCCGACACGTCAAACGCCGCCCACGGAGCACGTCGCAAGCCCAGCGGGCGCCGATTTCCCGTGAAACAATTTTGCTTTGAACATAAATAAGCTCGGTGAAACAAGGTCTTGCGCGTGCCGACCTGTTTGTCCGCTTGTTTCACGACTGAAGCTCCATGGGTTTCGCTATCGCAGAACAATTATTTTGGAGTCCGAATCTAGTGAGGACGTGCTTTCCGAGCTTCGCTTCGAATCGACGGGCGTTTAAATCCTTCCTTCGCTTTTGCCGCATTCAAATCTTGTCACGGGGCTTGAATCCAGCCCCGTAGCGCGGGGCAGTTCGACACAGATCTTGGCATCACTTTTCCTGCGGCGGACGCCCATGACGCAACCGATCATTGACTTGACCATCCCGAACGCCATCAGGCGCGAGCTATCACACGACGATGCGGCCGCGCGGACGGACTTCGCCGCGCATCTGGACGAGCGGCTCACTGGGCTATCCCGTACACCGGCCGCCTGTTTTCGGCTACTGCCGGCACTCAACGAAGCCGCCAACCGGGCGCAGACCATATGCATCGCGCTCGTCGCAGCATTTGCGATCGATGTACTCGACAACATCTCGTGTCGACGAAATTGCTGACCGCCGGCAAGCTGCCCGCCGCAGGCAACCTGACGCGTCAGATTGTCGAACGAATCGCCATGTCGTTCCTGCGCTCGACCGATAAGCTACAAATCATCGAAACGAAGACAAGAGTCCATCGTCGATCAACTGGAGTGGAACTCCAGCGCGCTGGGCATGAACGCTGACGTGGTCGTGCGCCTGCGCCTCGCCAAGCGGCACTACAACGGGTCAGCCATTACGGCACGGTGACGATCGTCAGCCGGGTCGCGCCCGAAGTGCTCGGTATGGCCCATGTCGGGGGCCACTTCGATCGCGCGAGACTGGAGAAGGTGTAGCGGGTGAAACTGAACGAGCGGATCAGCCTGTGCCAGCTGCTGCCGCCGTTTCTGGCTCACCTGCGCGCGACGATGAGACCATCGGCCACTGCACTTGCCACCGGCGTGCCCGTGCGGAGCGACCAGTCATAAACGCCTCCGCGCGCCGGCTGACCCGGCAGCATTTCGCCCAGTATCAGGGCTATCTGGAAGGCGCCGCGATCGAAAGGCGTCATCGATTTCAGTGTGCGTGTCAGGCAGCACCCCGCTTGTCGAACTGCACTGGCGCGAAGATGTCCCGTCGTTACACGCCGACCGGTAACACGTGGCCCCAGACAGCGTCTATGGCGAAGCTGGGCTGATCGGGCTCCACAAGGCGGATTTCCCGTCGCAGGCTTCGCCCGTCTCGACCGGAGAATCGCCCGCAAGACCAAGCTGTCGCCAGCGGCAGGCAGCCGCTCTTGCCCGAATGGAAAAAGGCGTTGTGCGGGATCCAGCGTTCGACACGCGTTAAACAGCGGGATCGAGTCCGTCGTCACGGCGCGGCTAAAGGAGGCAGGGCTAACGACCCTTGTCGATCTGTTCGCGGCGCGCAGCATCTCCTCTCTGCGGCACGTACTGTCGCCGCTCGCCACGACGACGTAAGGGCATCTGCAGGCTGGCCACCTCGCCCTAGATGACAAGCGCTTGCAGGGTCCATCCCGGACAGGCTGTGCGCGTGTCGGCGGACCTAGACGGCTCGCTGGGGCTCACCCGGGCACCAGACCGAGCAGGACAAGGACCTGAACGCGATCGCGGCATAGATCTGAGTCCGCGGCAGGACGAACCCGGACACCCGTGCTTGCCGGCGCGCGGCCGAACGCCCCTGCTGGGGCCAGCGTCGTATAGCACAAGCTGTTGTCGTCGCGGAATACGCTTGACAGCGGAGAGTGCATCGAAAGTTTTGTGAAAAGTCGACGGCCAGCGAACCGCTGATGGGCCGTGGCCGCGCTGAGCGGTTCGAGCGCAGCTGGCGCCCGTTGGCGGCCCACTGAAGAACCGACGTCGGGAGACGGCACGCACGATCCTCAAGTTAATGCACGAGCAACTGCAAAAGGAAAGCTATCTCGCTCGAAATCCGTTCGAAAGGGTGCCCTCTGTAGGCAGCGAAACGCCAATTAACAGAGCCGCCGCACACCGGCCACGCACAATGACGGCACCGTTGCAGATGGCCACCCGAGCGGCCTACTCACCCAATCAATAGCGCGACTACTACGCACTGCAGTTGGCCTATGCGATCGGCGCGCTCTCGCGGAAGGCGCTTGACGGAGCACTCTATGATGCATGGGAGTTGAAGGCAAATGGCAAACGCGTACGCCAGCTGTCTGTGTCGATCTCGCATCGCCTGATGGAGGAGCTAAAGACCACGCGCGCGGATTCCGATCCGAGCCTCGCGATGGAGGCTTGACCGCTCCCACTGATTGGACATCTAAGACATGCAGGCCGTTGTCTCTGATAGGATCGCCCGCTTGTACAAGCGCCTATTTTACCGAGCGGCAGACCCGGTCCACCGGACATATTCAGGCGCAGCACACGATCTGCGTCGCGGGCGCACACTGGTGAATCACATCCACGCTAATCATGCGCTCGATTGACGCACAGCTTGCAGACCAGTCTTGGCCATGCGAGTCTCGCGACGACCACGATCCACACGAAGACAAACAACGCCCGACGCTATAGGGCCGTAAATTCCTTCTTCGAAAACGCCCTCGCAGCCATCGCAAGGTAAACTTCTGGTCTGCCGCAAGGCAGAGCCAAGGGGTCTACGGGGTGGACGTGTTCTTGGAAGTCAAGGCGGAGAGTCTGGGTTGCCGGGCCCTGAATTGACTCACCGACAGACTCCGGAACCCGGAACGCGTAAGTGTCCTGATAAGAACACCTTTATTGTGATTCGCGGTATAAAAGTCGAAATATCGATACCTCATTCCGATTTTGAATGCTCTCAATTACGTTTCAAAGCGTCCTGCGTAGAGCAACTGGTCTGTGCACGACATTCCGGCTGTTACTGCCTCACGTCGGCCTAAAGCAGTTCATAGCGCAAAAATGTTCGGATCAGGACACTTTGCGCCGCGAAAACAATGTGACAAGCCTTCGGGGTTGCCGCAGCAGGACCGTCGCGCTCCTATGTCACCAATCAAAAGTGTCCTGATAAGGACACTCGTAGAAACGAACCGACCTCGCGGCCCGGAATTCCTCACTCCGCTTGGGGCAAATCGCAGGCACAAAAAAACCCGCGGTCTGCGGGTTTTCTTGTTTTACTCCGGACGGAGCGAGAACATTTTACCAATGTGTTCTCGAAGCTCCGCCTCCTGCTCCTCTGTCATCATCCCAGCCTTGAATTTGAACGTCAATCCTTTGACGTCTTTCGTAATGCTTCCGGCCTGCGCTTTTCCCGCGAAGATCTTCAGGATGCTTCTTCCTCCAGAATCACTTGCTGATGTTCCTCGGACTACCTGAGCGCTGATGGTTGCGGCGATCTTGCTCTGCACAAGGTCGCCCGAAATTACTAACGGCCATACGTCCGTGAGCGCTTTAAGACCCAACTCTCCCGTCTTTTTTAGCGCATGGACGACGTCTTGAGCAGCATTGCCAGCCAGCAGCGAAGGATTCAAATCCAAGTCGCGCTTAACAAACTCCGGCAATTCATCGAACGCGAGGAACCGATACAGATCGTTACGAGACACACCCATTACTTCCGCCAAGCGAGTCCGTTTGGGGAATTCGCTTTCTGCACGTCGAACGGCAATGGCAATCTCATAGTCCGAGAGGTCGTCCCGGGTAACGTTTTCCATCAACGCGA is part of the Pirellulales bacterium genome and harbors:
- a CDS encoding ParB/RepB/Spo0J family partition protein, with amino-acid sequence MTNIRDQLLAKTANLATPADFKGEAKKPSRGPQTMPGITSALAVAQLRIEELEKQGTVTDIAVDAIAPNPWQPRRQFNETKLSELARSIGEVGLLQAVTVRRVADTYQLVAGERRWRAHKLLNKETIKTVVIECSDQDMAALALMENVTRDDLSDYEIAIAVRRAESEFPKRTRLAEVMGVSRNDLYRFLAFDELPEFVKRDLDLNPSLLAGNAAQDVVHALKKTGELGLKALTDVWPLVISGDLVQSKIAATISAQVVRGTSASDSGGRSILKIFAGKAQAGSITKDVKGLTFKFKAGMMTEEQEAELREHIGKMFSLRPE